CCATGGCCAGACAGTATATCAAGCGTTCCGACAAACTCCGACAGCTCGATCTGGCCCGCGAGAGGGATTATAACTGGTTTCTCAGCCAGAAATGGGTTGGGATGGCGCTCTACTGCAACGGTTTTGCTGGGGATTTAAATGGTCTGCGCGAGCGGTTGAACTATTTCCAGGAACTGGGCATCAACCTGGTTCACGTCATGCCGATTATGCCCTGCCCGGAGGGGAGCAGCGACGGGGGTTATGCGGTCAGCGATTTTCGCGAGATCGATCCGCAGGTCGGGACCCTTGCCGACTTGAACGCGCTGGCGGCTGAAATGCAGGCCCGGGACATCCTGTTGGTGCTGGATGTAGTGGTGAACCACACCTCGAATCGTCACTATTGGGCGGAACAGGCCAAGGCTGGAAATCCCGTTTATCAGGACTACTACTATACCTTCGAAACCCGCAGCGTCCCGGATATGTTCGAGCAGAGTATGCCGGAGATCTTCCCCGAAAATGCGCCCGGAAATTTTACCTGGGATGAAGAGATGGGGCGCTGGGTCATGACCGTTTTTAATGATTATCAGTGGGATCTCAACTACAGCAACCCGGCCGTCTTTATCGAAATGTTGAACATCATTCTCTTCTGGGCCAATCAGGGTGCCGATATCCTGCGCCTGGATGCGGTGGCTTTTTTGTGGAAGAAGATCGGCAGCACCTGCCAGAACGAGCGCGAAGCGCATTTAATCCTGCAATTACTGAAAGACTGCTGCCAGGTCACGGCACCTGGCGTGCTGTTTATTGCCGAAGCGATTGTGGCGCCGGTCGAGATGATTAAATATTTTGGCGAGGATGCGGTGATCGCCAAGGAATGCGAAATCGCCTACAACGCAACCTTTATGGCGTTGATGTGGGATGCGGTTGCCACCAAGAATGCCCGGTTGTTAAATCAGGGGATTAAAAGCCTGCCGGTCAAGCTGGAGCGCGCAACCTGGCTCAATTACATCCGCTGTCATGACGATATCGGGTTAGGTTTTGACGACCGGGATATCCTGCTGTGTGATTATCAGCCTGCAGAGCACCGCAAATTTCTCATCGATTATTTCACCGGTCAGTTTGCCGATTCCTATGCCCGTGGCCTCCCCTTTGGTCAGAATGATAAGACCGGCGACGCGCGGATTTCAGGTTCATTGGCTTCACTGGTGGGGCTGGAGTATGCGCTGGAAGTTGGGGATGACTCAGCGATTGATGATGCAATCAAACTCATCCTGCTGCTGCATGGCATGATCATGTCCTTTGGCGGGATTCCCCTGCTCTACTATGGTGATGCTCTCGGCACCCTGAACGACGATTCCTATCGCACCGACCCGAACAAAAGGGGAGATACCAGATGGGTTCATCGCCCGGCGATCGATTGGGAAATAGCGGCCCGCAGAAATACGCCTGGTTGCGTCGAGTATAAGATCTTCAGCGCGCTCAAGCGGATGATTGCCGTGCGTAAAGAGATCTCGGTTTTTGCTGATTTCAACAATCGTGAACTGCTTGAGGTGGAAAATCCGCATCTGTTTGTGTTTGGCCGCTACAATCTGAACCATCAATCCGGGCGGGTTTTGGTCGTCGCCAATTTTAACGGCAAGCCCCAGCACCTCAATCTGGATGATCTGGGTACCTGGAGTTCGCAACAGGGCCAGCTGGTTGATCTGTACCGAGGGACGAGTCCCGATCTTTTCAAAAATAGTCTCGTCATCCCTGGGTTTGGTTTTTATTGGCTCGGAGAAAAGTAAATGCTGACAGCTAATATTGTCACTGCTTACCTACGCAATTCTCAATTCACAGCAAGGCTGCTTGCCTTGACAGTATCCCCGCCTATACGGATATACCCGTCATCATGAAACAGACTGTACGATTTTTTAAATCGTTGGCCGATGAAACCAGGCTGCGGATACAAGAGGTATAGCATCACAGTCAAGCGCGTGCTTTTTCTTTGTACCGGCAACTCCTGCCGCAGCCAGATGGCCGACGGTCTGATCAATCATGACTTCGCCGGACAGATCGTCGCCCTCTCAGCCGGGACTGAACCTCACGGGCTTAACCCGAAAGCTGTTCAGGTCATGACCGAGCTTGGCATCGATATCAGCAGGAATAACTCTGAGCATATCAGTCAATATGACGGCCAGAGTTTTGATTACGTTATCACCCTCTGTGATAATGCCAACGAGAAATGTCCGCTCTTCTTTGGCGGGGTTGAACGTTTGCATATGGGCTTCGATGATCCGCCCAGGGCAAGCGGAACAGCAGACGAGGTCATGGATGCTTACCGCCGGGTGCGTGATGAGATCCGTGAGCAACTGGGGATTTATTTCCGTAAAGAATTGAAGCGTTGAAAGGGTTAAAACCATGCCCCAAGGACTGACGAAGAAACTCTCATTTCTCGACCGCTACCTGACCCTGTGGATTTTTCTGGCCATGTTTGTTGGCGTTGGTACCGGATGGCTCTTCCCCGGCGTAAAGAACCTGGTTAACGCCTTCTCAGTAGGCACCACGAATATTCCGATTGCCATCGGCCTGATTTTGATGATGTATCCCCCGCTGGCAAAGGTGCGTTACGAGGAGTTAGGCGAGGTGTTTGCCAA
Above is a genomic segment from Geopsychrobacter electrodiphilus DSM 16401 containing:
- a CDS encoding amylosucrase produces the protein MYEQVAHSLLNDILNQIKPEIHQQDLRHFYTRLGANFYAIHALFEKLYGDRDDFEQQAQTLVETMARQYIKRSDKLRQLDLARERDYNWFLSQKWVGMALYCNGFAGDLNGLRERLNYFQELGINLVHVMPIMPCPEGSSDGGYAVSDFREIDPQVGTLADLNALAAEMQARDILLVLDVVVNHTSNRHYWAEQAKAGNPVYQDYYYTFETRSVPDMFEQSMPEIFPENAPGNFTWDEEMGRWVMTVFNDYQWDLNYSNPAVFIEMLNIILFWANQGADILRLDAVAFLWKKIGSTCQNEREAHLILQLLKDCCQVTAPGVLFIAEAIVAPVEMIKYFGEDAVIAKECEIAYNATFMALMWDAVATKNARLLNQGIKSLPVKLERATWLNYIRCHDDIGLGFDDRDILLCDYQPAEHRKFLIDYFTGQFADSYARGLPFGQNDKTGDARISGSLASLVGLEYALEVGDDSAIDDAIKLILLLHGMIMSFGGIPLLYYGDALGTLNDDSYRTDPNKRGDTRWVHRPAIDWEIAARRNTPGCVEYKIFSALKRMIAVRKEISVFADFNNRELLEVENPHLFVFGRYNLNHQSGRVLVVANFNGKPQHLNLDDLGTWSSQQGQLVDLYRGTSPDLFKNSLVIPGFGFYWLGEK
- a CDS encoding arsenate reductase ArsC, whose protein sequence is MKPGCGYKRYSITVKRVLFLCTGNSCRSQMADGLINHDFAGQIVALSAGTEPHGLNPKAVQVMTELGIDISRNNSEHISQYDGQSFDYVITLCDNANEKCPLFFGGVERLHMGFDDPPRASGTADEVMDAYRRVRDEIREQLGIYFRKELKR